A window of the Mesorhizobium opportunistum WSM2075 genome harbors these coding sequences:
- a CDS encoding glycosyltransferase family 2 protein, with protein sequence MPDALISIVIPCRNEAANLPLLIDEIEAAMVGRDFELIIVNDGSTDDTAAVLAEQAGLRPFPVRELRHRKSAGQSLSVRSGAWAARGGIVATIDGDGQNDPQYIPVLVDALRQAGPDFGAAQGQRLKRRDSKVKQLASRFANWLRNAILHDETRDTGCGLKAVHTDILRKLPFFDGTHRFVPALVIQEGYRVVHCDVVDRSRRHGKSNYGIFDRGLQGALDLGGVWWLRRRRRRMPKVEEIKRV encoded by the coding sequence ATGCCGGACGCATTGATATCCATTGTCATTCCCTGCCGGAACGAGGCGGCAAACCTGCCGTTGCTGATCGACGAGATCGAGGCGGCGATGGTAGGGCGCGACTTCGAACTGATCATCGTCAATGATGGCTCGACCGACGACACCGCGGCCGTTCTTGCCGAACAGGCAGGTCTTCGCCCGTTCCCGGTGCGGGAATTGCGGCACCGGAAATCCGCCGGCCAGAGCCTTTCGGTGCGTTCGGGCGCCTGGGCAGCGCGCGGCGGCATCGTCGCCACGATCGATGGCGATGGCCAGAACGATCCGCAATACATTCCCGTGCTGGTCGACGCCTTGCGGCAGGCCGGCCCCGATTTCGGCGCCGCACAGGGGCAGCGCCTCAAGCGTCGCGACAGCAAGGTCAAGCAACTGGCGTCACGTTTCGCCAATTGGCTGAGGAACGCCATCCTGCATGACGAGACGCGCGATACCGGCTGCGGCCTGAAGGCTGTTCATACCGACATCCTGCGCAAACTGCCGTTCTTCGACGGCACGCATCGCTTCGTGCCGGCTCTGGTCATCCAGGAGGGGTACCGCGTCGTGCACTGCGACGTGGTCGACCGTTCGCGCCGGCACGGCAAATCGAATTACGGCATCTTCGATCGTGGCCTGCAGGGCGCGCTCGATCTTGGTGGCGTCTGGTGGCTGCGCCGCCGGCGCCGCAGAATGCCAAAAGTAGAGGAAATCAAGCGTGTTTAA
- a CDS encoding ArnT family glycosyltransferase, which produces MALNRNYILLFLFSLMMTASGLASLPPIDRDESRFVQATKQMAESGDYVDIRFQEASRYQKPVGIYWLQSAAVTLSGKGAEAPIWVYRTVSALGIAIAVLAIAWTGTNLFGANAGVVAGLVMAAIFATAFEGRDAKTDAMLLACCVAAQGALAQIYLASRRNEPVAGHLWWIFWIAQGAAILIKGPIAPLLSALTIAVLFAFERDGRWLSKLRIGRGLLLVVVIALPWLAAITWKSHGAFLQQAVGKDMLGKVASGEESHGMPPGFYMLTYSLFMWPFGLIAVGAGLQALNRLRDDPRLRFCLAWYIPFWLVFELIPTKLPHYVLPAYPGMALLIGWLLTLQPEDANAPLKRWQTWLWWSTAFGLVVVSLGLAAVCVGAPIYLTHTFSWWSIPAAAAALGAGYLAFSWQLQVPLPRIGAIAACAGITYGLLFGVIAPSLKPIWLSPTIETAVSAYKPCDTTVLASARYQEPSLVFLVGTKTVLTDIGGVAEHLLADPACGLGLAPIEDEQKLNGMLSVQGKSVNRLAEVDGLNYSSGDKLSLGLYRVAP; this is translated from the coding sequence ATGGCGTTGAACAGGAACTACATCCTTCTCTTCCTGTTCAGCCTGATGATGACGGCCTCGGGGCTGGCATCCCTGCCGCCGATCGACCGCGACGAGTCGCGCTTCGTCCAGGCTACCAAGCAGATGGCGGAGAGCGGCGACTATGTCGACATCCGCTTCCAGGAGGCCTCGCGCTACCAGAAGCCGGTTGGCATCTACTGGCTGCAATCGGCAGCCGTGACGCTGAGCGGCAAGGGCGCTGAAGCACCGATATGGGTCTACCGCACGGTCTCGGCGCTCGGCATCGCCATTGCGGTGCTGGCGATCGCGTGGACGGGAACCAATCTTTTCGGAGCGAATGCCGGTGTCGTCGCTGGCCTGGTGATGGCTGCGATCTTCGCCACCGCCTTCGAGGGGCGGGATGCCAAGACCGATGCGATGCTTTTGGCCTGCTGCGTGGCCGCGCAAGGCGCGCTGGCGCAGATCTACCTGGCATCGCGCCGCAACGAGCCGGTCGCCGGCCATCTCTGGTGGATTTTCTGGATCGCGCAAGGCGCGGCGATTCTCATCAAGGGGCCGATCGCGCCGCTGCTTTCGGCGCTGACCATCGCGGTGCTGTTTGCCTTCGAGCGCGATGGGCGCTGGCTGTCGAAGCTCAGGATCGGGCGCGGCCTGCTGCTTGTCGTGGTGATTGCGCTGCCCTGGCTCGCCGCGATCACCTGGAAAAGCCATGGCGCCTTCCTGCAGCAGGCCGTCGGCAAGGACATGCTTGGCAAGGTCGCGTCGGGCGAGGAATCGCACGGCATGCCGCCGGGCTTCTATATGCTGACCTATTCGCTGTTCATGTGGCCGTTCGGCCTGATCGCGGTCGGCGCCGGGCTGCAGGCCCTCAACCGGTTGCGCGACGACCCCAGGCTGCGCTTCTGCCTTGCCTGGTACATCCCGTTCTGGCTGGTCTTCGAGTTGATCCCGACCAAGCTGCCGCACTATGTCCTGCCGGCCTATCCCGGCATGGCGCTGCTGATCGGCTGGCTTTTGACCTTGCAGCCCGAGGATGCCAATGCGCCGCTCAAGCGCTGGCAGACCTGGTTGTGGTGGTCGACGGCATTTGGCCTGGTCGTGGTCAGCCTCGGCCTGGCGGCGGTCTGCGTGGGCGCACCGATCTACCTCACGCACACATTCTCATGGTGGAGCATCCCGGCCGCGGCGGCGGCGCTCGGCGCCGGCTACCTCGCCTTTTCGTGGCAGTTGCAGGTGCCGCTGCCCCGCATCGGCGCCATCGCCGCCTGTGCGGGCATCACCTATGGCTTGCTGTTTGGCGTCATCGCGCCGTCGCTGAAGCCGATCTGGCTGAGCCCGACCATCGAGACCGCGGTCAGCGCCTACAAGCCTTGCGATACCACGGTGCTGGCCTCGGCGCGGTATCAGGAACCGAGCCTGGTATTCCTGGTGGGCACGAAAACGGTGCTGACCGATATCGGCGGCGTGGCGGAACATCTGCTGGCCGATCCTGCCTGCGGCTTGGGACTGGCGCCGATCGAAGACGAGCAGAAACTGAACGGCATGCTGTCGGTGCAAGGCAAATCCGTGAACCGCCTCGCCGAGGTCGATGGCCTCAACTATTCGTCGGGAGACAAACTGTCGCTCGGCCTCTATCGTGTGGCGCCATGA
- a CDS encoding lipid-A-disaccharide synthase N-terminal domain-containing protein, producing the protein MFNVLQELGTWLHQVFIKQFDAWVLLGFIAQFFFTMRFLVQWLASEKAKRSVVPVAFWFFSLFGGGLLLIYAIQRQDPVFIAGQAMGLFIYIRNLWLIANERKAAMTKVD; encoded by the coding sequence GTGTTTAACGTGCTTCAGGAACTGGGGACCTGGCTTCATCAGGTCTTCATCAAGCAATTCGATGCGTGGGTCCTGCTCGGCTTCATCGCCCAGTTCTTCTTCACCATGCGCTTTCTGGTGCAGTGGTTGGCCTCCGAAAAGGCCAAGCGCAGCGTTGTGCCGGTTGCCTTCTGGTTCTTCTCGCTGTTCGGCGGCGGCCTGCTTCTGATCTACGCCATCCAGCGCCAGGATCCGGTGTTCATCGCCGGCCAGGCCATGGGCCTGTTCATCTACATCAGAAATCTCTGGCTGATCGCCAATGAGCGCAAGGCGGCGATGACCAAGGTCGATTGA